In a genomic window of Acidobacteriota bacterium:
- a CDS encoding non-canonical purine NTP pyrophosphatase, translating into MKPRTADFTLVTGNRAKVAEAERILGRSVEAESIDLPEVQSLDLLEVLEAKGQEAWQRLRRPLVVEETGLFLEALGGFPGPLVKWMQQAAGSDGIARAALALGDPRAEARCALLYRNGEQRIVAVGRDHGELVLPGRGSDGFGWDPFFQPTGEAQTVAELGGCWKDRHGHRGKAWRSLMAKFSAPVGD; encoded by the coding sequence GTGAAGCCAAGAACCGCTGACTTCACCCTCGTCACCGGCAACCGGGCCAAGGTGGCCGAGGCGGAGCGCATCCTGGGCCGCTCGGTCGAGGCGGAGTCCATCGACCTGCCGGAAGTGCAGAGCCTGGACCTGCTGGAGGTCCTCGAAGCCAAGGGCCAGGAAGCCTGGCAGCGGCTCCGGCGGCCGCTGGTGGTGGAGGAGACGGGCCTGTTCCTGGAGGCCCTCGGCGGCTTTCCGGGGCCGCTGGTCAAGTGGATGCAGCAGGCCGCCGGTTCCGACGGCATCGCCCGCGCCGCTCTTGCCCTCGGCGACCCCCGGGCCGAGGCGCGCTGTGCTCTGCTGTATCGCAACGGTGAGCAGCGGATCGTCGCCGTCGGCCGCGATCATGGGGAACTGGTGCTTCCCGGCCGCGGTTCCGACGGCTTCGGCTGGGACCCCTTTTTCCAGCCAACCGGCGAGGCGCAGACCGTCGCCGAACTGGGCGGCTGCTGGAAGGATCGCCACGGCCACCGGGGGAAGGCCTGGCGAAGCCTGATGGCGAAATTCTCGGCGCCGGTCGGTGATTGA
- the rpsB gene encoding 30S ribosomal protein S2: MVQVSMRELLEAGVHFGHQTRRWNPKMKRYIFGKRGGIYIIDLQKTLGLVDDAVEFVRALAANGKRILFVGTKRQAQEVVAEEARRCGEFFVTHRWLGGTLTNFKTIRGSIDQLHEIEARLADEASGMTKKERLRLERERDRMSRNLDGIRDMKRVPDALFVVDPKREAIAIAEANKLGIPVIAIVDTNCDPELVDFIIPGNDDAIRSIRLFSSKMADAVIAGSKRLDQEEMIAAKDAPAPEKKAPEKKAAAKKAAEKKAKAPAKAKAKAAEEKPEAKADAAPAEEAPKAAAKADAEEAPKAEEAPAEASDDEGTSAEVSA, from the coding sequence ATGGTCCAAGTCAGCATGAGAGAGCTGCTGGAAGCGGGAGTCCACTTCGGGCACCAGACCCGGCGGTGGAATCCCAAGATGAAGCGCTACATCTTCGGCAAGCGCGGTGGTATCTACATCATCGATCTGCAGAAGACTCTCGGCCTGGTCGACGACGCGGTCGAGTTCGTGCGGGCGCTGGCGGCCAACGGCAAGCGCATTCTGTTCGTCGGCACCAAGCGTCAGGCGCAGGAAGTGGTGGCCGAGGAAGCCCGCCGCTGTGGCGAGTTCTTCGTCACCCACCGCTGGTTGGGCGGCACCTTGACCAACTTCAAGACCATCCGCGGCTCCATCGACCAGCTGCACGAGATCGAAGCGCGGCTGGCCGATGAAGCCTCCGGCATGACCAAGAAGGAACGCCTGCGGCTGGAGCGCGAGCGCGACCGCATGTCTCGCAACCTGGACGGTATTCGCGACATGAAGCGCGTGCCGGACGCTCTCTTTGTGGTCGACCCGAAGCGCGAGGCGATCGCCATCGCCGAGGCCAACAAGCTCGGCATCCCGGTGATCGCCATCGTCGACACCAACTGTGATCCGGAACTGGTGGACTTCATCATCCCCGGCAACGACGACGCGATTCGCTCGATCCGGCTGTTCTCCTCGAAGATGGCCGACGCCGTGATCGCCGGCTCGAAGCGCCTCGATCAGGAGGAGATGATCGCGGCGAAGGACGCTCCGGCGCCAGAGAAGAAGGCGCCGGAAAAGAAGGCTGCGGCGAAGAAGGCGGCTGAGAAGAAGGCGAAGGCTCCGGCCAAAGCGAAGGCCAAGGCCGCCGAAGAGAAGCCGGAAGCCAAGGCCGACGCCGCACCGGCCGAGGAAGCGCCGAAGGCCGCCGCCAAGGCCGATGCCGAAGAGGCTCCCAAGGCCGAAGAAGCCCCGGCTGAGGCGAGCGACGACGAAGGCACTTCCGCCGAGGTCTCGGCCTAG
- the coaE gene encoding dephospho-CoA kinase (Dephospho-CoA kinase (CoaE) performs the final step in coenzyme A biosynthesis.): MAFRNAEPSIQTIGLTGGLASGKSTVAGLLREAGFEVVDADRLVADLYRPEGAGADAVRELFGAEALTAEGAVNHPVVAARVFADEAARHALEARIHPLVRDGFRRIAEQATGPVVLEATLLVEAGFAEDFDTVITVEADPEVRLRRAIARGLPEAAARARLRAQGTGEERRAAADRVIDNCGTLEDLKQRVRELVAELRGAAG; the protein is encoded by the coding sequence ATGGCCTTTCGGAACGCAGAACCCAGCATCCAGACCATCGGTCTCACCGGTGGCCTGGCGAGCGGCAAGTCCACCGTTGCCGGCCTGCTGCGGGAGGCCGGCTTCGAGGTGGTGGATGCGGATCGTCTGGTGGCCGACCTTTACCGCCCGGAAGGTGCCGGTGCCGATGCGGTGCGCGAGCTCTTCGGCGCCGAGGCGCTGACTGCCGAGGGGGCGGTGAACCATCCGGTGGTGGCCGCCCGGGTGTTTGCCGACGAAGCGGCCCGCCATGCCTTGGAGGCGCGCATCCATCCGCTGGTGCGCGACGGCTTCCGGCGGATCGCCGAGCAGGCGACCGGCCCGGTGGTGCTGGAGGCGACGCTGCTGGTGGAGGCGGGCTTCGCCGAGGACTTCGACACGGTGATCACCGTCGAGGCGGATCCGGAAGTCCGCCTTCGGCGCGCCATCGCCCGCGGCCTGCCGGAGGCCGCGGCGCGGGCCCGACTGCGCGCCCAGGGCACCGGCGAGGAACGCCGCGCCGCCGCCGACCGGGTGATCGACAACTGCGGCACCCTCGAGGACTTGAAGCAGCGGGTGAGGGAACTGGTGGCCGAGCTGCGCGGGGCCGCCGGGTGA
- the rpsI gene encoding 30S ribosomal protein S9, whose protein sequence is MSATTQYYGTGRRKTAAARVFLRPGSGNVTVNGRDIETYFPNEIHKMVIKQPLQLTETVEKFDIYVTVIGGGSTGQAGAVRHGISRALLEYNSELRDRLKSAGLLTRDPRKKERKKYGQKGARARFQFSKR, encoded by the coding sequence TTGAGCGCCACGACTCAGTACTACGGAACCGGCCGTCGCAAGACGGCTGCGGCGCGGGTGTTCCTGCGCCCGGGCTCGGGCAACGTGACCGTCAACGGTCGCGACATCGAGACCTACTTCCCGAATGAGATTCACAAGATGGTCATCAAGCAGCCGCTGCAGCTCACCGAGACGGTCGAGAAATTCGACATCTACGTGACGGTGATCGGCGGCGGGAGCACCGGCCAGGCGGGCGCCGTCCGCCACGGCATTTCGCGTGCGCTGCTCGAATACAATTCGGAGCTTCGGGACCGGCTCAAGTCCGCCGGCCTGCTGACCCGCGATCCTCGCAAGAAGGAGCGCAAGAAGTACGGTCAGAAGGGTGCCCGGGCTCGCTTCCAGTTCAGCAAGAGGTAA
- the tsf gene encoding translation elongation factor Ts, which produces MTVTAQMVKELRERTAAGMMDCKNALVETGGDLDAAAEYLRKKGLAAAAKKSGRIAAEGAVGSYIHAGGKIGVLVEVNCETDFVARTDDFQALVRDIAMHIAAADPKYLDRDEVTADDLDKEREIFRQQAIDAGKPEQVVDRIVEGKIGKYYSETCLLEQAFVKDPDKSVGDMIAEKIAKIGENIKVRRFVRYALGEGLEKRSDDFAAEVAAQVGGA; this is translated from the coding sequence ATGACTGTTACGGCTCAGATGGTCAAGGAGCTTCGGGAGCGCACCGCTGCCGGCATGATGGACTGCAAGAACGCCCTGGTCGAAACCGGTGGCGATCTCGACGCGGCGGCGGAGTACCTGCGCAAGAAGGGCCTCGCCGCGGCGGCCAAGAAGTCCGGCCGGATCGCCGCCGAGGGCGCGGTGGGTTCGTACATTCACGCCGGCGGCAAGATCGGCGTGCTGGTGGAGGTCAACTGCGAGACGGATTTCGTCGCCCGTACGGACGACTTCCAGGCGCTGGTGCGCGACATCGCGATGCACATCGCGGCGGCGGATCCCAAATACCTGGATCGCGATGAGGTGACCGCCGACGATCTCGACAAAGAGCGCGAGATCTTCCGCCAGCAGGCGATCGACGCCGGCAAGCCGGAGCAGGTGGTGGACCGCATTGTCGAAGGCAAGATCGGCAAGTACTACTCCGAGACGTGCCTGTTGGAGCAGGCCTTCGTCAAGGATCCGGACAAGAGCGTCGGCGACATGATCGCCGAGAAGATCGCCAAGATCGGCGAGAACATCAAAGTTCGCCGCTTCGTGCGCTACGCTCTCGGCGAGGGTCTGGAGAAGCGTTCCGACGACTTCGCCGCCGAGGTGGCGGCGCAGGTCGGCGGCGCCTAG
- the rplM gene encoding 50S ribosomal protein L13, with protein sequence MSKTFSPKAGELEKDRRWHVVDAAGVPLGRLSSVVAHLLMGKHKPTWAPHLDAGDFVVVVNAEETILTGRKEEQKVYYRHSGRPGGLKEETAGKLRQRRPEKLVEYAVRGMLPKNPLGRKQGKKLKVYAGADHPHEAQQPVAFDLAQAI encoded by the coding sequence ATGAGCAAGACCTTTAGCCCCAAGGCCGGCGAACTCGAAAAAGACCGGCGCTGGCACGTGGTGGACGCCGCCGGGGTCCCGCTGGGACGCCTGTCTTCGGTCGTCGCCCACCTGCTGATGGGCAAGCACAAGCCGACCTGGGCCCCGCATCTGGACGCCGGCGACTTCGTCGTGGTGGTCAATGCCGAGGAGACCATCCTCACCGGGCGCAAGGAAGAGCAGAAAGTCTATTACCGCCACAGCGGGCGGCCGGGCGGTCTCAAGGAAGAGACGGCCGGCAAGCTGCGCCAGCGGCGGCCGGAGAAGCTGGTCGAGTATGCCGTTCGGGGCATGCTGCCGAAGAATCCCCTCGGGCGCAAGCAGGGAAAGAAGCTCAAGGTCTACGCCGGCGCGGATCACCCGCACGAGGCGCAGCAGCCGGTAGCCTTCGACCTGGCCCAGGCGATCTGA
- the folD gene encoding bifunctional methylenetetrahydrofolate dehydrogenase/methenyltetrahydrofolate cyclohydrolase FolD, with protein MTGDGLRIKDEVLDGRAVAAEIRADVAAGVEELVAAGGRRPGLGVLLVGDDPASKVYVGMKTRACEEAGMIGRSEFLPADATAAEIRAKVEDLNADDAVDGFLVQLPLPNGIDEREILNRVDPAKDVDGFHTQNVGRLWIDDADGLAPATPSGVMEMLERYDVPLSGRHAVVVGRSTIVGKPMAALLLRANCTVTVCHSRTKDLAAVCRQADVLIAAVGRPAMLGPDHVREGAVVVDVGTNRVEDRSEVERLFPGNAQRLETLERRGGVLVGDVDYTAVKPKVAGITPVPGGVGPLTVAMLLSNALKASRARQGR; from the coding sequence TGTGGCGGCCGGTGTCGAGGAACTGGTGGCCGCCGGCGGCCGGCGGCCGGGCCTGGGAGTGCTGCTGGTGGGGGACGACCCGGCCTCCAAGGTGTACGTGGGCATGAAGACCCGGGCCTGCGAAGAGGCGGGCATGATCGGCCGGTCGGAGTTTCTGCCGGCGGATGCCACGGCGGCGGAGATCCGCGCCAAGGTCGAGGACCTGAACGCCGACGATGCGGTGGATGGTTTTCTCGTTCAGCTTCCATTGCCGAACGGCATCGACGAGCGCGAGATCCTGAACCGGGTCGATCCGGCCAAGGACGTCGACGGATTCCACACCCAGAACGTCGGCCGCCTGTGGATCGACGACGCCGACGGCCTGGCGCCGGCCACTCCGTCCGGGGTGATGGAGATGCTCGAGCGCTATGACGTGCCGCTGTCCGGACGCCATGCGGTGGTGGTGGGGCGCAGCACGATCGTCGGCAAGCCGATGGCGGCCCTGCTGCTGCGGGCCAACTGCACCGTCACGGTGTGCCATTCGCGGACGAAAGATTTGGCCGCCGTCTGCCGCCAGGCGGACGTGCTGATCGCCGCCGTCGGCCGGCCGGCGATGCTCGGCCCGGACCACGTGCGCGAGGGCGCGGTGGTGGTGGACGTCGGCACCAACCGCGTCGAGGATCGGTCCGAGGTCGAGCGGCTGTTTCCGGGCAACGCCCAGCGGCTGGAGACCCTGGAGCGGCGCGGCGGCGTGCTGGTGGGCGATGTGGACTACACCGCCGTCAAGCCCAAGGTCGCGGGCATCACCCCGGTGCCCGGCGGCGTCGGGCCGCTGACCGTGGCGATGCTGCTGTCGAACGCTTTGAAAGCGTCTCGCGCCCGCCAGGGACGTTGA